GTTGAGCATTCGCGCAGTTTCAGTATAGCCTGTGCGGTGGGTTTGGTGCAGTCATTTACCCTACAATATTTTACGGACATGATCAAATTGGATGTCCGTAACCAATTCAAAAAAGACCGTTTGGTGGCGGGATTTTGGATGCGCTTTAATGAACAGCGCACGTTGACTATTATAACAGAGATCCTTCGGATTGTATGTATCCTGTTGGCAATTATTGTTTTGGCCAATAATCTTCAGTTTATCGAAACCTTATTGGCGCTTAGTGAAACATTCTTTGGAAAGGTGCGTAGTATCGGCAGTATATCGTTCACCTTGGGGAACCTTGTTGTTGCGGTTTTGCTCTTGCTGGTCGCCAATTGGTTTCAAAAGAACATCAGTCTCATCGTACTCGGTGGTGAAGATGGTCAGTTAAATCAGGCCTATAATCAAAAAATGACGCTGTTTCCGTTATTCCGTTTAGCGATTATTCTGATTGGTTTTTTTATCGCTATTTCCGCTTTGGGGATGAGCTTGGATAAACTTACCGTCGTTATCGGGGCGCTGAGTGTGGGGATAGGTTTGGGGATGCAAAATATCATCAACAACTTTGTATCTGGGATTATTCTCGTTTTTGATAAACCTTTCCGCGTGGGAGACCAGATTGAACTCGCCGATAAAAAGGGGCGTGTCAAGGAGATCGGTATTCGTGCGAGTGTATTGAAAACTGCCGATGGTGCTGATGTAATTATTCCAAACGGTGATTTGCTATCGGGTAGATTAGTCAATTGGACATTATCTCAAGAATACAGTCGGACAAGTTTTGTCCTACGTATCGATCGGAAGACGGACCTTAACGAAGCCAAACAATGGATTAATGCAGCTATAGCGGCGAGTCCACATTTCGTTAAGGAAAGAGATAGCGGTATCAGCGTGCAAGACATCAGCGAAGAAATGATTTATTTAAGTGTTTTCTGCTGGGTGAATTTCGCGGCGAATGCTTCATCTCTGAAAAATGATGTGTTAGTTGTCCTCTATAAACAGTTTGAGGAAAAGGGACTGAAATTCTATAGTGTATTGCCTCCCAAATCTTGATAGGCAACTCGCATCTTTGTCTGTTGTATATCTGCTGTACATCATAGGATTATTTTGACTGTTGTTGCCGATAGGCTTTGGGGCTGTAACCCCTTGTGCGCTTGTAGAAATGGGATAAGTGGCTCTCGTCGACAAAGCCCAGTTCTTCGGCTATCTGTTTGAGTGTATATGCCGTAGATTTAAGCCGATGTTCGATTAATTCGGTTCGGTAGATATTGATGTAGTCTCTTAGGCTACTACCAAAGTTTTTCTTGAAATAAATACCAAAATACGTCGGGGAGATATTAAATTTCTGAGCAATTGTTTTTACCTGCAGATACTGTGGGGTAAAGATATGCTGATGGATATAAGCTGAAATAGAGCTATCCATGTGAAGTGTATGTGCCTGTGGCAAGCGTTGTATTTCGGATATTTCCTTATAGCGACCGAAGATAGCAACCAGTTGATCAAACAGCCATTGTGATGTCTGATTGATAGCGGCAATACAGTATAACCGAACAGCTTCCATGATATGGGAATAGATCAAACGATCGTGATCGGTCATGTGCAATTTACTTTCTCGCAATCCTCTGTCGTTCATTAATTCCCTAATCCACGCGTATAGTTTTTGCTGACGCCGATTTTGCATAAAATAGCTATCCGTAAAAAGAATGAATAGGAAATGTGTTTTTTCGTGAATATTAAAGTAATGTTTATCTGCTGGGCTAACAAGAAAAATATCACCGCGTTCATAATCCAATTCAAATTTATTGATGATATGCTTCCCCTGTCCGCTGCGTATATAAACAAGTTCATAATAATTTTGCTCATGCATAGGCAGGTGGAAAGTGTCTTCCACAAACTCACTGATCAATAATGGCTCGAATTGTTTCTTTCGCATGATTTTTTGTATGTCGTATTAAATGTACATAAAAATAATGTATTTATACATGTTTTTACTAAGCATACTATTGCACTTTTGTGTCGTATAAAATTGTAGAGAAAACATGGTTAATTTTATAATGATTGCGTTTTGTATTGCTGCTGGTATGCTTTTGCGAAGGACAAATTTAATCCACGGTGAGGCGCATAAAGGAATCAATACCTGGATACTTTATTTTGCTCTTCCAGCGGTTTCGTTTAAATATATTCCAAAGATCGTATGGTCGTCACAGTTGTTGTTTCCGATCTTTTCGGCAGTTTTGGTCTG
The window above is part of the Sphingobacterium sp. ML3W genome. Proteins encoded here:
- a CDS encoding AraC family transcriptional regulator, with the translated sequence MRKKQFEPLLISEFVEDTFHLPMHEQNYYELVYIRSGQGKHIINKFELDYERGDIFLVSPADKHYFNIHEKTHFLFILFTDSYFMQNRRQQKLYAWIRELMNDRGLRESKLHMTDHDRLIYSHIMEAVRLYCIAAINQTSQWLFDQLVAIFGRYKEISEIQRLPQAHTLHMDSSISAYIHQHIFTPQYLQVKTIAQKFNISPTYFGIYFKKNFGSSLRDYINIYRTELIEHRLKSTAYTLKQIAEELGFVDESHLSHFYKRTRGYSPKAYRQQQSK